One Leopardus geoffroyi isolate Oge1 chromosome C1, O.geoffroyi_Oge1_pat1.0, whole genome shotgun sequence DNA segment encodes these proteins:
- the PLA2G5 gene encoding phospholipase A2 group V isoform X3, producing the protein MTPKGVPAVPGGLLDLKSMIEKVTGKTALTNYGFYGCYCGWGGRGTPKDGTDWCCWVHDHCYGRLEEKGCHIRTQSYKYRFARGLVTCDLGPLCQVQLCACDRKLVYCLKRNLRSYNPRYRYFPNILCF; encoded by the exons ATGACTCCAAAAG GTGTGCCTGCTGTGCCAGGGGGCTTGCTGGACCTCAAGTCCATGATTGAGAAGGTGACCGGAAAGACCGCCCTTACGAACTACGGCTTCTACGGCTGTTACTGTGGTTGGGGCGGTCGGGGGACCCCCAAGGACGGCACTGATTG GTGCTGCTGGGTGCATGATCACTGCTACGGGCGGCTGGAGGAGAAAGGCTGCCACATCCGGACACAGTCATACAAATACAGATTTGCACGGGGACTGGTCACCTGCG ACCTCGGGCCCCTCTGCCAAGTGCAGCTCTGTGCCTGTGACCGGAAGCTCGTCTACTGCCTGAAGAGGAATCTGAGGAGCTATAATCCTCGTTACCGATACTTTCCCAACATCCTCTGCTTCTAG
- the PLA2G5 gene encoding phospholipase A2 group V isoform X2 has protein sequence MKGLLTLAWFLACSVPAVPGGLLDLKSMIEKVTGKTALTNYGFYGCYCGWGGRGTPKDGTDWCCWVHDHCYGRLEEKGCHIRTQSYKYRFARGLVTCDLGPLCQVQLCACDRKLVYCLKRNLRSYNPRYRYFPNILCF, from the exons GTGTGCCTGCTGTGCCAGGGGGCTTGCTGGACCTCAAGTCCATGATTGAGAAGGTGACCGGAAAGACCGCCCTTACGAACTACGGCTTCTACGGCTGTTACTGTGGTTGGGGCGGTCGGGGGACCCCCAAGGACGGCACTGATTG GTGCTGCTGGGTGCATGATCACTGCTACGGGCGGCTGGAGGAGAAAGGCTGCCACATCCGGACACAGTCATACAAATACAGATTTGCACGGGGACTGGTCACCTGCG ACCTCGGGCCCCTCTGCCAAGTGCAGCTCTGTGCCTGTGACCGGAAGCTCGTCTACTGCCTGAAGAGGAATCTGAGGAGCTATAATCCTCGTTACCGATACTTTCCCAACATCCTCTGCTTCTAG